The Pseudanabaena galeata CCNP1313 genome includes a region encoding these proteins:
- a CDS encoding Rpn family recombination-promoting nuclease/putative transposase, which produces MIDNICKFLAETFPTDFASWLLGEAIALTTLKPSELSIEPIRADSVIFLQSSKIILHIEFQTEANKNIPFRMADYRLRLYRQFADTEIYQVVIYLTPSQSPFVYENTFNAGELNHKFNVIRLWEQPTEIFQKYRGLLPFATLSQTDNPEETLRQVAKQIENIADKRVQSNVAASTAIISGIALNQEIIQRLLRSEIMKESVIYQAILREGKAEGIAEGIAEGIAEGKAKGIAETTNQLALNMLKSNIAIDLVVQITGLSLKQVQKLQKTSTKPPKASKSPKRLSPR; this is translated from the coding sequence ATGATCGACAATATCTGTAAGTTCTTAGCCGAAACCTTCCCCACTGATTTTGCCAGTTGGCTTTTAGGGGAAGCGATCGCCCTGACCACCCTCAAACCCTCTGAACTCTCGATTGAGCCGATTCGCGCTGACTCGGTAATATTCCTCCAGTCATCAAAAATTATTCTCCACATTGAGTTTCAGACAGAGGCAAATAAAAATATTCCTTTCCGTATGGCAGATTATCGACTGCGGCTGTATCGGCAATTTGCAGACACAGAGATATATCAAGTCGTCATTTACCTCACTCCCAGCCAATCGCCCTTCGTATATGAAAATACGTTTAATGCTGGGGAGCTAAATCATAAATTTAATGTGATTAGACTCTGGGAACAGCCCACGGAGATATTTCAAAAATATCGAGGATTATTACCATTTGCAACGCTGTCACAAACGGACAACCCTGAAGAAACGTTAAGACAAGTTGCCAAGCAAATCGAAAATATTGCCGATAAGCGGGTGCAAAGTAACGTAGCTGCATCGACCGCTATAATATCAGGCATAGCCCTGAACCAAGAAATCATCCAAAGATTACTAAGGAGCGAAATCATGAAAGAATCAGTTATCTATCAAGCAATTTTGCGGGAAGGCAAGGCTGAAGGTATTGCTGAAGGTATTGCTGAAGGCATCGCAGAAGGTAAGGCTAAAGGCATTGCTGAAACTACTAATCAACTTGCTTTAAATATGCTGAAGTCTAATATTGCTATAGATTTGGTTGTGCAAATTACTGGATTAAGTCTAAAGCAAGTGCAAAAGTTGCAAAAAACTAGCACTAAACCGCCAAAAGCCTCAAAGTCACCAAAGCGATTATCGCCGCGTTAA
- a CDS encoding tetratricopeptide repeat protein, whose translation MMRKVGVAVSRFGLILMLGMFGVHLVAPSFSQSNSAASEQAAEVKELEKLIQQMFQLRNEGKYQDAIPLAQKILTIFEKALGGDHPIVATSLNNLAGLYYSQRNYPAAEPLYKRSLAIREKALGADHPDVASSLNNLAALYESQGNYPAAEPLYKRSLAIREKALGADHPDVASSLNNLAALYESQGNYSCRRTTL comes from the coding sequence ATGATGCGTAAAGTTGGTGTGGCGGTGAGTCGGTTTGGATTGATTTTGATGTTGGGAATGTTTGGTGTTCATTTGGTTGCGCCGAGTTTTAGTCAATCAAATTCTGCTGCTTCGGAGCAGGCAGCAGAGGTGAAAGAACTTGAGAAACTAATTCAACAGATGTTTCAACTCCGCAATGAGGGAAAATACCAAGATGCCATTCCACTAGCACAAAAGATTCTAACGATCTTTGAAAAAGCATTAGGCGGCGACCATCCCATTGTCGCCACTAGCCTCAATAATCTCGCAGGTTTATATTATTCACAGAGAAACTACCCAGCCGCCGAACCACTTTATAAACGTTCCCTCGCAATTAGAGAAAAAGCATTAGGAGCCGACCATCCCGATGTCGCCTCCAGTCTCAATAATCTCGCAGCTTTATATGAGTCACAGGGGAACTACCCAGCCGCCGAACCACTTTATAAACGTTCCCTCGCAATTAGAGAAAAAGCATTAGGAGCCGACCATCCCGATGTCGCCTCCAGTCTCAATAATCTCGCAGCTTTATATGAGTCACAGGGGAACTACTCGTGCCGCCGAACCACTTTATAA
- a CDS encoding DUF928 domain-containing protein, with translation MKILSQTRFLRTMVLMACAIAAMPSQSITAQTIPTYDPPPPTDPTIRGGGNCSTFVPELLSPLSKKAITMAVYPTFLFLVPTTTARQVQFSIRDRSKSIYRQTFSLSGQAGILRVALPNAPIIKELSTEKSYKWEFSIICDPVNRHFDDFVVGDLQRVALVEAKSQSQLALWERYRAFEYDALMVLDLLRRSNPKDRLIQSEWESWLMRYKFGDLKELPAIK, from the coding sequence ATGAAAATTCTTAGTCAGACTAGGTTTCTTAGGACAATGGTATTGATGGCTTGTGCGATCGCGGCAATGCCAAGCCAGTCAATCACAGCACAAACTATCCCCACTTACGATCCACCGCCACCAACTGATCCGACCATACGCGGCGGCGGTAATTGTTCTACGTTTGTGCCTGAGTTGTTGTCGCCTTTGTCCAAGAAAGCGATCACTATGGCTGTCTATCCGACATTTTTGTTTCTTGTGCCAACCACAACAGCGCGTCAGGTGCAGTTTTCCATTCGCGATCGTAGCAAGTCAATTTATCGCCAGACTTTTAGTTTGTCAGGTCAGGCAGGGATTTTGCGCGTGGCATTACCAAATGCACCTATCATCAAAGAGCTTTCTACGGAGAAAAGTTACAAGTGGGAATTCAGTATCATTTGCGATCCTGTAAATCGCCACTTTGATGATTTTGTGGTGGGTGATTTGCAAAGGGTGGCGCTGGTTGAAGCGAAGTCTCAATCGCAATTAGCTTTGTGGGAGCGCTATCGAGCGTTTGAATATGATGCTTTGATGGTCTTAGATTTGTTGCGCCGAAGTAACCCCAAGGATCGCCTAATTCAGTCTGAATGGGAGTCGTGGTTAATGCGCTACAAGTTCGGAGACTTGAAGGAATTGCCAGCGATTAAATGA
- a CDS encoding CHASE2 domain-containing protein — protein MLKKFQGLKSLFPKYQMPNQLPKLTGLKLSRFRSAFVSSAIILGMLYGVRQLGGLQQLELLVFDQMMRSRPDKVADPRLLLVTITESDIKQYKWPLTDRLVAQTLSELNRHQPAAIAVDLNLQRNIPIEPERSELIAQLRRPNVIAAVSSGNNQNERIDPPVELPKEQVGLVDLPADPDGFMRRVLLFTNRASLSIQLLNAYLRADCPRDRPQRQDLVCQNLKPSFNSQKEYQLGEVTFPLLKSDSGAYQTINSGGYQILINYRGSSQSLQRVTLSQVLQKEVNPDLIKGKIVLIGVSAPSLKDVFLTPYSSTAKGTVRMAGVEIQAHITSQLLGAVLDGDRLFWFWAEWQELLWILIWAIAGISLTWNIRKPLILILSELLFLVILLGFSYILFLQQGWIPVVAPALALGLASITTLIDRQSQLQQQQQMMMRLLGQQTSPEIANALWEGRDRLLQSGRLPWQNVTATVLFTDIKSFSTIVEGESPERVMGWLNEYLTVMADVVQSHQGVVNKFIGDSVMAVFGVPIALQQQAEIATDARRSVACALAMRSALRSLNQNFEQRGLPKIEMRVGIFTGAVMVGSLGGKSRLEYGVIGDTVNIASRLESCEKERQDEDCRILIAQETLDYLENLYEVESWGAIFLKGRAQSVEVYRVIGHR, from the coding sequence ATGCTAAAGAAGTTTCAAGGGCTTAAATCTCTATTTCCCAAATACCAAATGCCGAATCAATTGCCGAAGTTGACAGGATTAAAATTGTCGAGATTTCGGTCGGCATTTGTCAGCAGCGCAATTATTTTGGGGATGCTCTATGGAGTCAGGCAACTTGGGGGACTGCAACAATTGGAGCTACTGGTTTTTGACCAAATGATGCGATCGCGTCCAGACAAAGTAGCCGATCCGAGATTGTTACTGGTCACGATCACCGAAAGCGACATCAAACAATACAAATGGCCATTAACCGATCGCCTTGTCGCACAGACTTTATCAGAGCTAAATCGACATCAACCCGCCGCGATCGCTGTCGATCTAAATCTTCAGCGCAATATTCCCATTGAGCCAGAACGTAGCGAACTAATAGCTCAATTGCGTCGCCCCAATGTGATTGCCGCAGTTAGCAGTGGCAACAATCAGAATGAGCGCATCGATCCACCCGTTGAGTTACCCAAAGAACAGGTCGGCTTAGTCGATCTACCTGCCGACCCTGATGGATTTATGCGGCGTGTATTGCTATTTACCAATCGCGCTTCTTTATCGATTCAACTGCTCAATGCTTATTTGCGAGCAGACTGTCCCCGCGATCGCCCCCAGCGCCAAGATTTAGTTTGTCAAAATCTCAAGCCATCTTTTAATTCCCAAAAAGAATATCAATTAGGAGAAGTGACATTTCCGCTTCTCAAGTCAGATTCTGGAGCTTACCAAACGATTAATAGTGGCGGCTATCAGATTCTGATTAACTATCGTGGTTCTTCCCAATCATTGCAGCGAGTGACTCTCTCTCAAGTTCTGCAAAAGGAAGTAAATCCTGATTTGATTAAAGGGAAAATTGTGCTGATTGGTGTAAGTGCGCCCAGCCTCAAGGATGTCTTTTTAACGCCTTATAGTTCGACAGCTAAGGGAACTGTGAGAATGGCAGGAGTGGAAATTCAAGCTCACATTACCAGTCAGTTGCTTGGTGCAGTGCTAGATGGCGATCGCCTGTTTTGGTTTTGGGCAGAGTGGCAAGAGCTTTTATGGATTTTAATTTGGGCGATCGCAGGGATTAGCTTAACTTGGAACATTCGCAAACCGCTTATTTTAATCCTCAGCGAACTTCTATTTCTAGTAATCTTGTTAGGATTTAGCTATATTCTATTTCTGCAACAGGGTTGGATTCCTGTGGTAGCGCCTGCATTGGCTCTTGGATTAGCGAGTATTACCACATTGATTGATCGCCAATCTCAGCTTCAACAACAGCAACAGATGATGATGCGGCTATTGGGGCAACAGACTTCACCAGAGATTGCCAATGCCCTTTGGGAAGGACGCGATCGCCTGTTGCAGTCTGGTCGATTACCTTGGCAAAATGTGACCGCAACAGTTCTATTTACGGACATTAAGAGTTTCAGTACGATTGTGGAAGGAGAATCCCCAGAACGGGTGATGGGTTGGCTCAATGAATATCTGACGGTAATGGCGGATGTGGTGCAGTCGCATCAGGGCGTGGTGAATAAGTTTATTGGCGATAGTGTGATGGCGGTGTTTGGTGTGCCGATCGCCCTTCAGCAACAGGCGGAGATTGCCACGGATGCGAGGCGATCGGTGGCTTGTGCCTTGGCAATGCGATCGGCGCTAAGGTCATTAAATCAGAATTTTGAGCAGAGAGGATTACCCAAAATTGAGATGCGGGTGGGCATTTTTACGGGGGCGGTGATGGTGGGAAGTCTGGGTGGTAAGAGTCGTTTGGAATATGGGGTAATTGGCGATACGGTGAATATTGCGTCACGGTTGGAGTCCTGTGAGAAGGAACGTCAAGATGAAGACTGTCGCATTTTAATCGCGCAGGAGACGCTGGATTATTTGGAGAATCTTTATGAGGTAGAAAGTTGGGGAGCAATATTTTTAAAGGGAAGGGCGCAGTCAGTGGAGGTGTATCGCGTAATTGGTCACAGATAG
- a CDS encoding Rpn family recombination-promoting nuclease/putative transposase, whose amino-acid sequence MIDNICKFLAETFPTDFASWLLGEAIALTTLKPSELSVEPIRADSVIFLQSSKIILHIEFQTEANKNIPFRMADYRLRLYRQFADTEIYQVVIYLTPSQSPFVYENTFNAGELNHKFNVIRLWEQPTEIFQKYRGLLPFATLSQTDNPEETLRQVAKQIENITDKQVQSNVAASTAIISGIALSQEIIQRLLRSEIMKESVIYQAILREGMAEGIAEGEAKGKAETTKQLALNMLRSNIAVDLVVQITGLSLKQVQKLQKTSTKPPKASKSPKRLSPR is encoded by the coding sequence ATGATCGACAATATCTGTAAGTTCTTAGCCGAAACCTTCCCCACCGATTTTGCCAGTTGGCTTTTAGGGGAAGCGATCGCCCTGACTACACTCAAACCCTCTGAACTCTCAGTTGAGCCAATTCGCGCTGACTCGGTAATATTCCTCCAGTCATCAAAAATCATTCTCCACATCGAGTTTCAGACCGAGGCGAATAAAAACATTCCTTTCCGTATGGCAGATTATCGATTGCGGCTGTATCGGCAATTTGCAGACACAGAGATATATCAAGTAGTCATTTACCTCACTCCCAGCCAATCGCCCTTCGTATATGAAAATACTTTCAATGCTGGGGAGCTAAATCATAAATTTAATGTGATTAGACTCTGGGAACAGCCTACGGAAATATTTCAAAAATATCGAGGGCTATTACCTTTTGCAACGCTGTCACAAACCGATAACCCTGAAGAAACGTTAAGACAAGTTGCCAAGCAAATCGAAAATATTACCGATAAACAGGTGCAAAGTAACGTAGCTGCATCGACCGCTATAATATCAGGCATAGCCCTGAGCCAAGAAATCATCCAAAGATTACTAAGGAGCGAAATCATGAAAGAATCAGTTATTTATCAAGCAATCCTGCGGGAAGGTATGGCTGAAGGCATCGCTGAAGGCGAAGCTAAAGGTAAGGCTGAAACTACTAAGCAGCTTGCCTTAAATATGTTGCGCTCTAATATAGCTGTAGATTTGGTTGTGCAAATTACTGGATTAAGTCTCAAGCAAGTCCAAAAGTTGCAAAAAACTAGCACTAAGCCGCCAAAAGCCTCAAAGTCACCAAAGCGATTATCGCCGCGTTGA